From Lujinxingia vulgaris, a single genomic window includes:
- a CDS encoding complex I subunit 5 family protein produces the protein MIPGLAIFLLREDQVITRTTLNVLGALTKLALIAAMVLGVYRGQLYETRFPLMPGFDLVLHASALPMLFVVLSAVLWLITTIYAIGYLERSPGRSRFFGFFSVCVSATTGIALSGNLFTFVLFYELLTLATYPLVVHRGTREALRAGKIYLAYTLTGGTVLMVAVVWMHAVVGPFDFMEGGALATHFEDHRQALTILFWVMVASLGVKAALVPLHGWLPVAMVAPAPVSALLHAVAVVKAGAYGIVRLVYDVYGITFVRDLGLGTGLAIWASITIIYASLRALSQDKLKRMLAYSTVSQVAYIILGVGLGGPLASVGGIVHLVHQGVMKITLFFCAGNLAETLGIHRISQTRGVARRMPWTMAAFTVGALGMIGVPPLAGFISKWSLGTGAAASGSPWALAVLAISSALNAAYFLPVVFRAYFQEPLRPWPRESEAERFETHLSLLLPPVITALFVIAMGLAASSTWSPLSWVELLVARIYPGPASGAGGM, from the coding sequence ATGATCCCGGGGCTGGCGATCTTTTTGCTTCGTGAAGATCAGGTCATCACCCGCACTACCCTCAACGTTCTGGGCGCGCTGACCAAGCTCGCCCTCATCGCCGCGATGGTGCTCGGCGTCTACCGCGGGCAGCTCTACGAGACGCGCTTTCCGCTGATGCCCGGCTTTGACCTTGTGCTTCACGCCTCGGCCCTTCCGATGCTCTTTGTGGTGCTCTCGGCGGTGCTCTGGCTGATCACCACCATCTACGCCATCGGCTATCTGGAGCGCTCGCCAGGGCGTAGCCGCTTCTTCGGCTTTTTCAGCGTATGCGTCAGCGCGACCACCGGGATCGCGCTCTCCGGCAACCTCTTCACCTTTGTACTCTTCTACGAGCTGCTCACCCTGGCGACCTACCCGCTGGTGGTGCATCGCGGCACCCGTGAGGCGCTGCGCGCCGGCAAAATCTATCTCGCATACACGCTCACCGGGGGCACCGTCTTGATGGTTGCCGTCGTGTGGATGCACGCCGTGGTGGGGCCCTTCGACTTTATGGAGGGAGGGGCGTTGGCCACCCATTTTGAAGATCATCGCCAGGCGCTGACGATCCTCTTCTGGGTGATGGTGGCGTCGCTGGGGGTGAAGGCGGCTCTGGTGCCCCTGCACGGCTGGTTGCCGGTCGCCATGGTCGCGCCGGCCCCGGTCAGCGCGCTTCTGCACGCGGTCGCCGTGGTCAAGGCCGGCGCCTACGGCATCGTGCGCCTTGTGTACGACGTATACGGCATCACCTTTGTGCGCGATCTGGGGTTGGGAACGGGCCTGGCAATCTGGGCGTCGATCACCATCATCTATGCCTCGTTGCGGGCGCTCTCCCAGGACAAACTCAAGCGCATGCTGGCCTATTCGACGGTCAGTCAGGTCGCCTACATCATTCTCGGCGTGGGGCTGGGCGGGCCGCTGGCCAGCGTCGGGGGCATCGTGCACCTGGTGCACCAGGGAGTGATGAAGATCACGCTCTTCTTTTGCGCCGGTAACCTGGCGGAAACGCTGGGGATTCATCGCATCTCCCAGACCCGTGGGGTGGCCCGCCGCATGCCCTGGACGATGGCCGCCTTTACGGTCGGCGCGCTGGGGATGATCGGGGTGCCGCCGCTGGCGGGCTTTATCTCCAAATGGTCACTGGGCACGGGCGCTGCGGCAAGCGGATCGCCCTGGGCGCTGGCCGTGCTTGCAATCTCCAGCGCGCTTAACGCGGCCTACTTTTTGCCGGTGGTGTTTCGGGCCTACTTCCAGGAACCGCTCCGTCCCTGGCCGCGGGAGAGTGAAGCCGAACGCTTTGAGACCCACCTGAGCCTGCTGCTGCCGCCGGTGATCACCGCGCTCTTTGTCATCGCGATGGGGCTGGCGGCGAGCAGCACCTGGAGCCCGCTCTCCTGGGTGGAGCTGTTAGTGGCGCGCATCTATCCCGGTCCGGCGTCCGGGGCAGGGGGAATGTAG
- a CDS encoding complex I subunit 5 family protein, translating to METMVEMKVVGLILALAFPLLGALFSALGVARRALLAGPLWGAPAIASLFVVGAKEGQVPTLLLDARSGLDATSMAFLAVSAIVWSMAALYAGATMAPEGNLRRFGVFFFGAMAGNFLLIGALDMISFMSGFALMSYAAYGLVAHAMSVSAWRAGRVYLVLTVAAELALWAGAVLAWSMADTWELAEIRQALATSEGVAPLATALIFGAFGVKAGLVPLHVWLPLAHPAAPTAASAVLSAAMIKAGVLGWLRFLPLGLIELPTLGAIAVGLGALSTFGAVIIGLMQTKPKTILAYSSISQMGYVALLVGIAARWPSTYPTALLAIVVFVVHHGLAKGALFLSVDAAPRQATSSSRARTIVSAALVLLPAVALCGAPLTSGALAKYALKSVSHLDEVRLPTALLDAWLVAGALATGVLMARFLIVMWRARNKADSRSLSAVGFAAWVCLATGSIWALALVPPALPAAWIGGIQTLTSVWSALWPLLIVAALAWVMLGISNTFVHRGVGRVAPGDLLTPTVALGLYGLRWLNRLSALLERYWTRGLARLGDRLNAIELRVKSTPGARYELLARWLSGEWLALALALMLAAAIWLNA from the coding sequence ATGGAAACCATGGTGGAGATGAAGGTGGTGGGCCTTATTCTCGCGCTGGCCTTTCCTTTGCTCGGGGCGCTCTTCTCGGCGCTGGGAGTGGCGAGACGTGCGCTGCTGGCCGGTCCCCTGTGGGGGGCACCGGCGATCGCGAGTCTTTTCGTGGTGGGCGCAAAAGAGGGCCAGGTGCCCACGCTCTTGCTCGACGCGCGTTCTGGTCTCGACGCCACGTCGATGGCCTTTCTGGCGGTCAGTGCGATTGTGTGGTCGATGGCGGCGCTCTACGCCGGCGCCACGATGGCCCCGGAGGGAAACCTGCGTCGTTTTGGCGTCTTCTTCTTTGGCGCGATGGCGGGCAACTTCCTGCTGATCGGCGCGCTCGACATGATCAGCTTTATGTCCGGCTTTGCGCTGATGAGTTACGCGGCCTACGGGCTGGTAGCGCACGCGATGAGCGTCTCGGCCTGGCGGGCGGGCCGTGTCTATCTGGTTCTCACCGTCGCCGCCGAGCTGGCGTTGTGGGCGGGCGCGGTGCTGGCCTGGTCGATGGCCGATACCTGGGAGTTGGCTGAAATTCGCCAGGCCCTGGCAACCTCCGAGGGCGTTGCACCTCTGGCGACGGCGCTGATCTTTGGCGCCTTCGGAGTCAAGGCTGGTCTTGTTCCCCTGCATGTCTGGCTGCCTCTGGCCCACCCGGCCGCTCCCACCGCTGCCAGCGCCGTGCTCAGCGCCGCGATGATCAAAGCCGGCGTGCTCGGTTGGCTGCGCTTTTTGCCCCTGGGCCTCATCGAGCTTCCCACCCTGGGCGCGATCGCCGTTGGGCTGGGCGCGCTGAGCACCTTTGGCGCTGTCATCATCGGGCTGATGCAAACAAAGCCCAAGACCATCCTCGCCTACTCCAGCATCAGCCAGATGGGCTACGTCGCCTTGCTGGTCGGAATCGCGGCGCGCTGGCCTTCGACCTACCCCACCGCGCTGCTCGCGATCGTCGTCTTTGTGGTGCACCACGGGCTCGCCAAAGGGGCGCTCTTTTTGAGCGTGGACGCCGCACCCCGACAGGCCACATCGAGCTCTCGGGCCCGCACCATCGTCAGCGCCGCGCTCGTACTTTTGCCCGCCGTCGCGCTTTGCGGTGCCCCGCTGACCAGCGGCGCGCTGGCCAAATACGCGCTCAAGAGCGTCTCGCACCTCGACGAAGTGAGACTGCCCACCGCCTTGCTCGACGCCTGGCTCGTTGCCGGGGCGCTGGCCACCGGCGTGCTGATGGCGCGCTTTCTCATCGTCATGTGGCGCGCCCGCAATAAGGCCGATTCCCGATCGCTCTCGGCTGTGGGGTTTGCCGCCTGGGTGTGTCTGGCCACCGGTTCGATCTGGGCGCTGGCGCTTGTGCCTCCGGCGCTTCCTGCTGCGTGGATTGGCGGCATTCAGACGCTGACCTCGGTCTGGTCCGCGCTGTGGCCTCTGCTCATCGTCGCGGCGCTGGCCTGGGTGATGCTGGGCATCTCCAACACCTTTGTGCACCGCGGCGTGGGGCGCGTTGCGCCCGGTGACCTCCTCACTCCGACTGTCGCGCTGGGGCTCTACGGACTTCGATGGCTTAATCGCCTCAGCGCGCTTCTGGAGCGCTACTGGACGCGCGGGCTGGCGCGCCTGGGCGATCGCCTCAACGCGATTGAGCTGCGCGTAAAATCCACGCCCGGAGCTCGCTACGAGCTTCTCGCCAGGTGGCTCTCCGGCGAGTGGCTCGCGCTGGCGCTTGCCCTCATGCTCGCCGCGGCGATCTGGCTCAACGCGTAG
- a CDS encoding TolC family protein yields the protein MPCTRLSAGALALIIGVSLVASAPAARAEDTPETSAEGQGADDALLLTLDEVEARARRSDDLQAEQQARRDHARWQSYRADRAWWPKLEAQTLVAPVPANADPSRIDENLDEILALNLGPLVRQTARVIVPVYTFGRIGLAQELAEVGVDVAEIQAAEAVETQLLRARQAFFGRQLAEAFGSLLTEGEALVNQTLRDMEDARDFGEADFSTEDLRRLQIFKAELDTMVLDNARLRDLSESALRYITEVDQPLSVPPLDPAQADMPLASLQACQSFAEANRPDLKKLAGAIRARELQSTMARRDFLPNVFAAADFGFAWSTESPALQRVCRRAASGEPCVNVDTLWTRPYSNPLNSLTFGVALGLRWNFDFAQQRGKVGEADAKLAELKAQARRARGAVALEVEQAWRTAADARERLHIEQRRLDAARRWRNQYGLTQELSEATDMRDALDPLRAYYEAQVAVLESAHSYLDARARLARAIGAPSLDRLSDLGGQPATN from the coding sequence ATGCCTTGCACACGACTTTCCGCCGGTGCGCTCGCGCTGATCATCGGAGTCTCACTCGTCGCCAGCGCGCCTGCCGCACGGGCCGAAGATACGCCGGAAACCTCGGCCGAAGGGCAGGGCGCAGACGACGCTCTGCTGCTGACGCTCGATGAGGTGGAGGCGCGCGCGCGCCGCAGCGACGACCTTCAGGCCGAGCAGCAGGCCCGGCGAGATCACGCCCGCTGGCAGTCGTACCGCGCCGATCGCGCCTGGTGGCCAAAGCTCGAAGCGCAGACCCTGGTGGCTCCTGTTCCCGCCAACGCCGACCCCTCCCGCATCGACGAAAACCTCGACGAGATCCTCGCCCTCAACCTCGGCCCGCTGGTGCGGCAGACGGCACGGGTGATTGTGCCCGTCTATACGTTTGGCCGCATTGGGCTGGCTCAGGAGCTCGCGGAGGTCGGGGTGGACGTGGCCGAGATTCAGGCGGCTGAGGCTGTAGAGACCCAACTTCTCCGCGCTCGCCAGGCCTTCTTCGGACGCCAGCTCGCCGAAGCCTTCGGCAGCCTGCTGACCGAGGGAGAGGCGCTGGTCAATCAGACCCTGCGCGACATGGAAGATGCGCGCGACTTCGGTGAAGCGGACTTCTCCACCGAAGATCTGCGACGCCTTCAGATCTTCAAAGCGGAGCTCGACACGATGGTGCTCGATAACGCGCGCCTTCGTGATCTGAGCGAGTCTGCGCTGCGTTATATCACCGAGGTGGACCAGCCCCTGAGCGTGCCGCCGCTGGATCCGGCGCAGGCGGATATGCCGCTCGCCAGCCTTCAGGCCTGCCAGAGTTTTGCGGAGGCCAATCGCCCCGATCTCAAAAAGCTCGCCGGGGCGATCCGCGCCCGTGAGCTGCAGAGCACGATGGCGCGTCGCGACTTTTTGCCCAACGTCTTTGCGGCGGCCGACTTCGGGTTTGCCTGGTCCACGGAGTCACCGGCTCTGCAGCGCGTCTGCCGTCGGGCGGCGTCGGGCGAGCCCTGTGTGAACGTCGACACGCTGTGGACGCGACCTTACTCAAACCCGCTGAACTCACTGACCTTTGGTGTGGCGTTGGGGCTGCGCTGGAACTTCGACTTTGCCCAGCAGCGCGGCAAGGTCGGTGAGGCCGACGCGAAGCTCGCCGAGCTTAAGGCACAGGCGCGCCGCGCCCGCGGCGCGGTCGCTCTGGAGGTGGAGCAGGCCTGGCGCACCGCCGCGGACGCCCGCGAGCGTCTGCATATTGAGCAGCGCCGACTCGACGCCGCCCGCCGCTGGCGAAACCAGTACGGGCTGACGCAGGAGCTCAGTGAGGCCACCGATATGCGCGACGCCCTCGATCCGCTGCGCGCATATTATGAAGCGCAGGTCGCGGTGCTCGAATCGGCACACAGCTACCTGGATGCCCGCGCGCGCCTTGCTCGCGCTATCGGCGCGCCCTCCCTCGACAGGCTCTCCGATCTGGGCGGGCAGCCTGCCACCAACTGA
- a CDS encoding FHA domain-containing protein: MFTITIEDQNNQVADTFSFDHGSYVVGRLDTCDIVLPTGSVSREHARIFVQDGRCYIEDLGSANGVVVDGQKVVQQRDLGTASQIRIGDYYLYLEFKRSARMQNQNVLSTLFIDSGSEHHKLVRINDAFAGEEFSLSEVENTIGRTDENFILLSDASISRRHAIIARHGDLYSVVDCGSSNGTRLNGKAVQSQQALSPGDRVEFGNLEFVFVEGNASVNPADFAGSGSSSAMTTYAGLAVLVLLGLALGGAAVFALVGSGENEGQAQAQAPPSLEEQVAEHVADGRTQLELGNWDGAIAAANEALALAPQSAEARALRDQVDVERQAAEKLAQGELLSEQGRHEEAREMLLQLPEGSIAEQRAQTTLAHLNRTIAYNLRSEASRLFKSRRDADPKAAHALLVEALEVLPDDPESRALLDEVEAHMREKRIAFDAYAPAP; the protein is encoded by the coding sequence ATGTTTACGATCACGATCGAAGACCAGAATAACCAGGTCGCCGACACCTTCTCCTTCGACCACGGCTCCTACGTGGTGGGGCGTCTGGACACCTGCGATATCGTGCTTCCGACCGGAAGTGTGAGCCGCGAACATGCGCGAATTTTCGTGCAGGACGGCCGCTGCTACATCGAAGACCTGGGGAGCGCCAACGGCGTCGTGGTTGACGGGCAGAAGGTGGTGCAACAGCGCGACCTGGGCACCGCCAGCCAGATCCGCATCGGCGACTATTACCTCTATCTTGAGTTCAAGCGCTCGGCGCGCATGCAGAACCAGAACGTGCTCTCCACCCTCTTCATCGACTCGGGTAGCGAGCATCACAAACTGGTGCGCATCAATGATGCGTTTGCCGGTGAGGAGTTCAGCCTCTCGGAGGTTGAGAACACCATCGGTCGCACCGACGAGAACTTCATCCTGCTCTCGGACGCCTCGATCAGCCGGCGCCACGCGATCATCGCGCGGCACGGCGATCTTTACTCGGTAGTCGACTGCGGCAGCTCCAACGGCACGCGCCTCAACGGCAAAGCCGTGCAGTCGCAGCAGGCGCTCTCGCCGGGCGACCGCGTGGAGTTTGGTAACCTGGAGTTCGTCTTTGTGGAGGGCAATGCGTCGGTTAACCCGGCCGACTTTGCCGGTAGCGGCAGCAGCAGCGCCATGACGACCTACGCCGGTCTTGCGGTGCTCGTGCTGCTGGGGTTGGCGCTGGGCGGCGCGGCGGTCTTTGCGCTGGTGGGATCCGGTGAAAATGAAGGCCAGGCTCAAGCCCAGGCCCCGCCGAGCCTTGAGGAGCAGGTCGCCGAGCACGTCGCCGACGGCCGCACCCAGCTCGAGCTTGGCAACTGGGACGGCGCCATCGCCGCGGCCAATGAGGCGCTGGCACTCGCGCCTCAAAGTGCCGAGGCGCGCGCGCTGCGCGACCAGGTCGATGTGGAGCGCCAGGCTGCCGAGAAGCTCGCCCAGGGCGAACTTCTCAGCGAACAGGGCCGCCACGAGGAAGCCCGCGAGATGCTCTTGCAGCTCCCGGAAGGCTCCATCGCCGAGCAGCGCGCGCAGACCACGCTGGCTCACCTCAACCGCACCATCGCCTACAACCTGCGCAGCGAGGCCAGCCGTCTCTTCAAGAGCCGCCGCGACGCCGATCCGAAAGCGGCCCACGCGCTGCTGGTCGAGGCGCTGGAGGTGCTCCCCGACGATCCGGAGTCGCGCGCTCTCCTCGATGAGGTCGAGGCGCATATGCGCGAGAAGCGCATCGCGTTTGATGCCTATGCCCCGGCTCCCTGA
- a CDS encoding complex I subunit 5 family protein yields the protein MSSLPLISAAIWVPLLGALFVSLWPRRYAALWGMGAALVSATSALGLVVAVAVAGPRRERLGGWGAPAGIELWVDGLSALMIAMTAVVGLVISVYAVAYFRAADGAADSERREIDLRREAYFWRIWLVVWAAINAVFASADLFNLYVTLEVVGLGAVALVALAGGRALPAAMRYLFVTLSGSLLYLLGVVLIYSEGGTLALFQAGEMLVVGALSQAALVVMVVGLALKTALFPLHFWLPPAHADAPAPVSALLSALVIKVTFYILVRLWVVVFPPEVSQPVGEILMILGLVAVIWGSWRALRQERLKMLVAYSTVAQVGYLFLVFGLGPRADGSAGWQAGAYFAISHACAKGAMFLAAGAIARAVGHDQIEEMRGVGAQLALPFFAFGLGGISLMGLPPSGGYVSKWLFITSAAATGDVIVVVAVALGGLLAAAYVFRVLALAFERAPREGAPPLRPIPSTLGWAALALGAVAVALGLAAGAPLALLEVGLPFGQSLAEGVTP from the coding sequence TTGAGCTCGCTTCCGCTGATCAGCGCCGCGATCTGGGTGCCCCTGCTCGGGGCTCTCTTCGTGTCATTGTGGCCGCGTCGCTATGCTGCGCTGTGGGGGATGGGGGCAGCGCTCGTGAGCGCGACTTCAGCGTTGGGACTTGTGGTTGCGGTCGCAGTGGCAGGGCCACGTCGCGAGCGCCTGGGTGGATGGGGGGCGCCGGCGGGTATTGAGCTGTGGGTCGACGGTCTCTCGGCCTTGATGATCGCGATGACGGCGGTGGTCGGCCTGGTCATCAGCGTTTACGCGGTAGCTTACTTTCGGGCCGCCGATGGAGCGGCCGACTCGGAGCGCCGGGAGATTGATCTTCGGCGCGAGGCCTACTTCTGGCGGATCTGGCTCGTGGTGTGGGCGGCGATCAATGCGGTGTTTGCTTCTGCCGACCTGTTCAACCTCTACGTCACCCTGGAAGTGGTGGGGCTGGGGGCTGTCGCGCTTGTGGCGCTGGCCGGGGGGCGCGCGCTGCCCGCGGCGATGCGCTATCTCTTTGTGACCTTGAGCGGCTCGCTCCTCTATTTGCTGGGCGTGGTGTTGATTTACAGCGAGGGAGGGACGCTGGCGCTCTTTCAGGCCGGTGAGATGCTGGTGGTGGGCGCGCTCAGCCAGGCGGCGCTGGTGGTGATGGTGGTGGGACTGGCGCTGAAGACGGCGCTCTTTCCCCTGCATTTCTGGCTGCCGCCGGCGCACGCTGATGCGCCGGCGCCGGTGAGTGCGCTGCTCTCAGCGCTGGTGATCAAGGTCACGTTCTACATCCTGGTGCGATTGTGGGTGGTCGTGTTTCCCCCGGAGGTGAGCCAGCCGGTGGGGGAGATATTGATGATTCTGGGGCTGGTCGCGGTGATCTGGGGCAGCTGGCGGGCGCTGCGGCAGGAGCGCTTAAAGATGCTGGTGGCGTACTCGACGGTCGCTCAGGTGGGGTATCTTTTTCTGGTGTTCGGGTTAGGTCCGCGGGCCGACGGGAGCGCGGGGTGGCAGGCCGGGGCGTATTTTGCGATCTCGCACGCCTGCGCCAAGGGAGCGATGTTTCTGGCCGCCGGGGCGATCGCGCGGGCCGTGGGGCATGACCAGATCGAAGAGATGCGCGGGGTGGGGGCACAGCTTGCGCTTCCATTCTTCGCATTCGGCCTGGGAGGAATTAGCCTGATGGGGTTACCCCCCAGCGGCGGCTATGTCAGCAAATGGTTGTTCATCACGTCGGCGGCAGCGACCGGAGATGTGATCGTCGTTGTGGCGGTGGCGTTGGGAGGGCTTCTGGCGGCGGCGTATGTTTTTCGGGTGCTGGCGTTGGCCTTTGAGCGCGCGCCGCGGGAGGGGGCACCTCCGCTGCGTCCGATCCCCTCCACGCTGGGGTGGGCGGCGTTGGCGCTGGGGGCGGTCGCGGTGGCGTTGGGACTGGCCGCCGGCGCTCCGCTGGCACTTCTGGAGGTGGGCCTGCCCTTCGGTCAGAGTTTGGCCGAAGGAGTCACCCCTTGA
- the sppA gene encoding signal peptide peptidase SppA, which produces MKKRGIITLVAIFGALFFGLMVFIAVLITAFSPEGFSGPGESIGVVEVEGTIMDAKDTIEDIRRFQKDDNIKAVVVRVNSPGGAVAPSQEIYEAVKDLKEVKPVAISMGATAASGGYYIACGADTIFANNGTLTGSIGVITQFFNVEGIINRVDLEVNTIKSGEFKDSGSPFREFLPQDEAVFAEMVNDIHNQFVEDVAACRELDEATVRRLADGRVYTGRQAKANKLVDEIGTLQDTIDYLAAEVGLEDPPVVYPPEESMSFVQELMSAGVRSTAEAARAEAAPRVQLLYTGPR; this is translated from the coding sequence ATGAAGAAACGTGGAATTATTACCCTGGTCGCCATCTTTGGCGCGCTCTTCTTCGGCTTGATGGTCTTTATCGCGGTGCTCATCACCGCGTTCTCCCCCGAGGGCTTCAGCGGCCCCGGCGAGAGCATCGGTGTGGTGGAGGTCGAAGGCACGATTATGGACGCGAAGGATACCATCGAAGACATCCGCCGCTTCCAGAAAGACGACAACATCAAGGCCGTTGTGGTGCGCGTGAACTCCCCGGGCGGCGCGGTCGCCCCCTCTCAGGAGATCTACGAGGCGGTCAAAGATCTTAAAGAGGTCAAGCCGGTCGCCATCTCGATGGGCGCGACCGCCGCCAGCGGCGGCTATTACATCGCCTGCGGCGCCGACACGATCTTTGCCAACAACGGCACGCTCACCGGCTCGATCGGGGTGATCACGCAGTTTTTCAACGTCGAAGGGATCATCAACCGCGTCGACCTTGAGGTGAACACCATCAAGAGTGGTGAGTTCAAAGACTCCGGCTCTCCTTTCCGGGAGTTTTTGCCCCAGGATGAGGCCGTGTTCGCCGAGATGGTCAACGACATCCACAATCAGTTTGTCGAAGACGTCGCCGCCTGTCGCGAGCTCGATGAGGCCACGGTGCGTCGCCTGGCCGACGGGCGCGTCTACACGGGCCGTCAGGCCAAGGCCAATAAGCTCGTCGACGAAATCGGCACCCTGCAGGACACCATCGATTATCTCGCTGCCGAAGTCGGGCTGGAAGATCCGCCCGTGGTCTACCCGCCGGAAGAGAGCATGAGCTTTGTGCAGGAGCTGATGAGCGCCGGCGTGCGCTCAACCGCCGAGGCCGCCCGGGCCGAGGCCGCTCCGCGCGTTCAGCTCCTCTACACCGGCCCGCGGTAA
- a CDS encoding MlaC/ttg2D family ABC transporter substrate-binding protein: MKTHTSIKRLVAGLSAGAALALLSLNAWADAPAEVVEERTSAIAKVLEKPDSEARNAELTRELNETLDFAYLASQAFGEHWEARTPEERAEFLDLLQRMLQANYQDKLSGRTLNEDYTITFGDERTRGSRAFVRGEVTREGKTYPVVYRLYQDGESWRIYDLVIDDISLEETYREGYVPIIEDEGWGELIRLMRERIEEMEKD, translated from the coding sequence ATGAAGACCCACACGTCCATCAAACGACTGGTTGCAGGACTGAGCGCCGGCGCGGCGTTGGCACTTTTGAGCCTCAACGCCTGGGCCGATGCGCCGGCTGAGGTGGTTGAAGAGCGCACCTCGGCGATCGCGAAGGTGCTTGAGAAGCCCGACAGCGAGGCGCGCAACGCCGAGCTGACCCGCGAGCTCAACGAGACCCTGGACTTTGCCTATCTGGCCTCACAGGCCTTCGGCGAGCACTGGGAGGCGCGCACCCCGGAGGAGCGCGCGGAGTTTCTGGACCTGCTCCAGCGCATGCTGCAGGCCAACTACCAGGACAAGCTCAGCGGTCGCACGCTCAACGAAGATTACACCATCACCTTTGGCGATGAGCGCACCCGCGGATCGCGCGCCTTCGTGCGTGGCGAGGTGACCCGTGAGGGCAAGACCTATCCGGTGGTCTATCGCCTCTATCAAGATGGCGAGTCCTGGCGCATTTACGACCTTGTCATTGACGACATCAGCCTGGAAGAGACCTACCGCGAAGGCTATGTCCCGATCATCGAAGATGAGGGCTGGGGCGAGCTGATTCGTCTGATGCGCGAGCGCATCGAAGAGATGGAAAAAGACTGA
- a CDS encoding MnhB domain-containing protein: MKTRRAFETGVALASLGLGALVALGAMRRRSLGPAAGHLVRDRLEESGVSSLVTAVLLNFRAYDTMLEVVVLVVAFWGAWSLRPMHTRVPERETDPILLRTVGGMLPVLWLLGIYLLWAGTSRPGGEFASGAVLGATGVLTLLIGERVPGTGRRVVRKVLVVAGVVVFMIAGVVGALGAIEGHELWSYPAEEAGRWIVAIEVAGAATIAFVLIGLFAGGRERLHGAASVRSEEG, translated from the coding sequence ATGAAGACGAGACGGGCGTTTGAGACGGGGGTGGCCCTGGCGAGTCTGGGGCTGGGAGCCCTGGTCGCGCTTGGCGCGATGCGTCGCCGATCTCTAGGGCCCGCCGCGGGTCATCTCGTGCGAGACCGGCTGGAGGAGAGCGGGGTCAGCAGCCTGGTCACTGCGGTGCTTCTGAACTTTCGGGCCTACGACACCATGCTAGAGGTGGTCGTGCTGGTGGTGGCGTTCTGGGGGGCGTGGTCGTTGCGGCCGATGCACACCCGCGTGCCCGAGCGCGAGACCGATCCGATCTTGTTACGGACGGTGGGAGGCATGCTGCCGGTGCTCTGGTTGCTGGGGATCTATCTGTTGTGGGCGGGAACCAGCCGTCCGGGCGGGGAGTTCGCCAGCGGTGCGGTGCTGGGCGCAACCGGCGTGCTCACGTTGCTGATTGGCGAGCGGGTTCCGGGGACGGGGCGTCGGGTGGTGCGCAAGGTGCTGGTGGTTGCCGGGGTGGTGGTTTTTATGATCGCCGGGGTCGTCGGAGCGCTAGGTGCGATAGAGGGGCACGAACTCTGGAGTTACCCGGCGGAGGAAGCGGGGCGATGGATCGTGGCGATTGAGGTGGCCGGCGCGGCGACCATCGCGTTTGTCCTGATCGGGCTGTTTGCGGGGGGGCGAGAGCGCCTTCATGGGGCTGCATCCGTGCGCTCGGAGGAGGGATGA
- a CDS encoding NADH-quinone oxidoreductase subunit K, producing the protein MIPSEIYVVAGAGLVSVGLFAWVVRRHLVRRMMGVNVLSTGVFMMLIGGARRVDGVPDAVPQAMVLTGIVVAVSATALGLALIQHIYEHRSQQSVGERGPL; encoded by the coding sequence ATGATTCCATCGGAGATCTATGTGGTCGCCGGAGCCGGGCTGGTGTCGGTGGGGTTATTTGCCTGGGTGGTGCGACGTCATCTGGTTCGTCGGATGATGGGAGTCAACGTCTTGAGTACAGGCGTCTTTATGATGCTCATCGGAGGTGCACGACGCGTGGACGGTGTGCCGGACGCGGTGCCTCAGGCGATGGTGCTTACCGGGATTGTGGTTGCAGTGAGCGCGACGGCGTTGGGGCTGGCGTTGATTCAGCACATCTATGAGCATCGGAGCCAGCAATCTGTGGGAGAGAGGGGGCCGCTTTGA